The Dethiosulfovibrio peptidovorans DSM 11002 genome has a window encoding:
- a CDS encoding ATP-binding cassette domain-containing protein, with protein sequence MSGGEKQRISIARMILKDTPIVILDEATAAIDPYNEHLIQMALDSLTKEKTVIVIAHNLKAIRNADSIVVMEDGRVECRGSHDDLLKTSRLYREMFDSRIDADRWRLKEEAKAC encoded by the coding sequence CTGTCCGGCGGGGAGAAGCAGAGGATTTCCATCGCCAGAATGATATTGAAGGACACCCCCATCGTCATCCTGGACGAGGCCACCGCCGCCATAGATCCTTACAACGAACACCTTATTCAGATGGCCTTGGACAGCCTGACGAAGGAGAAAACGGTCATAGTAATAGCCCATAACCTGAAGGCCATCAGGAACGCCGATTCGATAGTTGTGATGGAGGACGGCAGAGTGGAGTGCAGAGGCTCCCACGACGATCTGCTGAAGACCAGCCGTCTCTACCGGGAGATGTTCGACTCCCGGATCGATGCTGATCGGTGGAGATTGAAAGAGGAGGCGAAGGCATGTTAG